The stretch of DNA TGACATCGTCCGCGCCCTGGTGGTGGGCGTAGCGCAGCGCTGCCATGTTGACGGCGTAGGAGAGAGTCTTGGCACCAAGGAGCAGCCACGGGGCGCGTTCACCGACCTCGCTGTCGTAGCCCCGGTCCAGGAGCAGGACGTCGATCCCCGTCTCCCGCTGGCGTCGGCCGGCGGCGCCGGGAGCGGAGGCCTGGACCCAGCAGGTGGGACTGCCGCCGCCCTCCACCCCGCGCGTCACGAGGAGCTTCACCACAAGTTCGTCACCCTGCCCGGTTGCGGGGCCGGTGGCGGGGGAAGCCGCGGGGGACTCCGACACGTCATGCCCGTGCTGGCCCCGGAACTCGCGGATCGCCGTCTCGATGGCGCGCCGCCACCTGTCCTCCGCCGGGATGTCCAGCTCAAGCACCCGTGCGGAGCCGGCCAAGCGGTCCAGATGCGCCTGCAGCTTCCGGGGGCGGCCGCCCACGGCGAGCAGCGACTCGAAGACGCCGTCTCCGCGGGTGGCACCCTGGTCGGTGGCCATCAGCTGCGGTTTGGCTGCGTCGGCAACCCGGCCGTCTTCAAAATCGGGATCCAGGAACACCAGCACCGTAGCGGGGCCGGCAACAGAGGCAGAAGTCATGGTTTCAGCTTAGTGCGGCCTGGCCCGCGATAGGATCGATAGGTTGCCCGTTCCGGAAACGATCCGCGGGTCTGGAACATGAGGGGTTCGCTTGTGCTGTGGCCATTTCCGCTGGTGGGGACGCTTCCGTCCTGGGCGATACTGATCCTGACCCTGGTCGATTTTGCCATCCGGGTGCTGGCGCTCGGCATCATTCCCGGTAACCGGCGGCCCACCACGGCCATGGCGTGGCTGCTGGGCATCTTCTTCGTTCCGGTCCTGGGCCTGGTGCTGTTCCTGCTCTTCGGCAATTTCCGGCTCTCCCGCCGGCGCCGCGCCCAACAGCAGGCCGTCAACACGAGGATCCGGGCTGGCACCTCAGAGCTGGCGGACCTGGAGAGCCATTACGACGGCCCGGAATGGGTGGCCTCCGCAGCCGAACTGAACAAGACCCTGGGTTCCCTGCCGATGGTGGACGGCAACCGGGTGGACTTGCTGCCCGGCTATCCGGATTCCATCACGGCCATGGCGGCGGCGGTCCGCGAGGCGAAGGTTTTCGTCAACGCAGAGTTCTACATCATGAGCACCGACCACATCACCGACGAACTCCTGACAGCCCTCGAGGAAGCCGCGGAGCGCGGAGTCGAAGTCCGCCTGCTCTTCGACCACCTGGGCACCCTGCGGATCAAGGGGTACCGCAAGCTGATCGCCCGGCTCAAGGCCAGCAAGATCAGCTGGCGTCCCATGCTGCCGCTGCGGCCCGTCCACGGTCAGTGGCGCCGGCCCGACCTGCGCAACCACCGCAAGATCATGGTGATCGACGGCGAAGTCGCCTTCACCGGTTCGCAGAACCTGATCGAGCCGTCGTACAACAACCCGCGGCACCGGAAGGTCGGCCGGGAGTGGGTGGAGCTGATGGCCTGCCTGCGCGGACCGATCGTGAACACCCTCAACGTTGTTTTCGCTACTGACTGGCTCAGCGAAACCGACGAGTCGCTCGAGCACCAGCTGGGGCACCGGCCCGAGCTGCATGCGGGCGACATCACGGCGCAGGTGGTCCCCAGCGGTCCCGGCTTCATCACCGAGAACAATCTGCGGCTTTTCAACACGCTGATCTACTCGGCGCAGCACAAGGTGTCGATCTGCAGCCCGTACTTCGTTCCCGACGACTCGTTGCTTTATGCGGTGACGACGGCGGCGCAGCGCGGCGTCGACGTCGAACTGTTCGTCTCCGAAAAGGGGGACCAGTTCCTGGTCCACCACGCCCAGCAGTCGTACTACCAGGCCCTGCTGGAGGCCGGTGTGCGGATCTACCTGTACAGGGCACCGTTCGTGCTGCACGCGAAGCACTTTACGATCGATGATGAAGTGGCCGTGTTGGGCTCCAGCAATATGGACATGCGCTCGTTCTCGCTCAACCTGGAGGTCTCGGTGATGCTTCTGGGCGACGACATCGTGCAGAGGCTGCGTGCAGTGGAGGACACCTACCGGGACATCTCGCACGAGCTCGTCCTTGAGGACTGGATGCAGCGTCCGATGCTCGTCAAGTACGTGGACAACGTCGCCCGCCTGACGGCAACCCTGCAGTAGCCGCCCCCCGCGGACCCGGGCTCAGCCGGCAGGGAAAGCGGCGCCGAGGGCCGAGAGTACGCCGAACGCCTTGGTCCGCACCTCCTCGTACTCCTCCTCGGGGGAGGAGTCCGCGGTGATTGCCCCTCCGACGCCGAGGCTCAGCCGCGCTCCGCCGTCCCCGCCGGCGGACTCGCTGACTACCAGCGTACGGATCGCCACGGCGAGGTCCGTGGCCCCGGTGAGCGAGAAGTACCCGATCGCGCCCGAGTACACGCCCCGCGGCACGCGTTCCAGCCGGTCCAGAATGGCCATCGTGCTGACCTTCGGCGCCCCGGTCATGGACCCCGCGGGGAAGCACGCCGCCACGGCTTCCGCCCGCGGCATGCCGGGCCGGAGCCGCGCATCGATGGTGCTGACCATCTGGTGGACGGTGGCGTAACTTTCGACGGCGCACAGTCGGCTGACCGATACGGAACCGGGCACGGCGAAGTGGCTCAGGTCGTTGCGCAGCAGGTCCACGATCATGATGTTCTCGGCCCGGTCCTTGGGCGATGCTTCGAGCTCACGTTTCAGCCCCGCATCCAGGACGGTGTCCGTGTCCCGTCGCCTGGTGCCCTTGATCGGCTCGGCGCGCATGCCGCCGTCTGCCGCGATGCGCAGGAAGCGCTCCGGCGAGGTGCTGGCCACCGTGAGGTCCCCGAAGCGCAGGTAACTGGCGAACGGCGCCGGATTGCGGCGGCGCAGCGCCAGGTAGGCCTGCCAGGGATCCAGGCCGCCCGCCGGCACGCGCGCCGTCAGGGCCGTGGTGAGGCAGACCTCGTAACTGTTGCCTTCGGCGATCTGGTACTGCGCCTCTGAAACCTTGGCCTTGTAGGCGATCTGCGTGTCCCGCGCGGCAAAAACCGGACCGGCAGGCAGCCCGGCGGCGCCGCCGCCGCCCGCCGTCGCCCGCGCCGCAGCAGGGCCGGCGCCGGCGTGCTCTCCGTTCTCAGCCGCGGGCTCCGCCTCAGCGTCCGCTACGGCCGACCGGGCAGCAGCGAGCCAGTCCCCGGCGTCGGGGGCGTCCAGGGCGAGCAGCCACACCACGCCCTCCAGATGGTCCAGCACGACGCCGCGTCCGGCGAAGAGCAGGCAGGCGTCGGGAGTCTCGGAGCGGATGTCGCTGCCGCCGGTCTCACGCTTGAGCTCGTAGCCGAGGTATCCAAGCCAGCCCAGCACGAACTCGCCCGGATAGCCCTGCGGAGCCTCCACAGCACTGCGGCCCCACGCGTCGTCGAGCCAGCGGAAAAACGGTCCCTCGGTCTTGACCGTGGCGCCGCCCACGCTCACGGAGGTCTCGCCTGAACTGTGCCGGACCGTCTGGCCGAACCGGCCCCCGTCGTCGGCCAGAATGCTGAACCGGCTCCTCTCGGCAGCGGGCGCCGGCCGGTCCGTGCCGTCTCGGTCCTCGGGCGCTGGCTGAAGGGAATGCGGATCGAGGGAGGAGTCCAGCCATACCGCATTGGCGGAGCCGCCGAAGAGGCGCTCGAACAGTCTGGCGGCATCCGGCGCGGCATCGATTCGTTCGGTCCGGAGCTGCAGCCCGTGGCGAGCCGCGAGCTCGGGGCTCAGTGCCGGGGCCAGCGCGGGCAGGTGCTGCAGGGCCTCCAGCACGTGCTCCGGGGCGGCGCCGTCAGCGAGGTTCAGGACGCGCACGTCGACATGTGCCTGGACGTCGTCCGCGGCCAGCCATTCCTGCTCCTGTGCGGCCCACTGGTCCCAGTAGGGTTCGTAACTTGCGCCGTCGCGCCCGAGTGCCCGGCGGCGGCGGTCCTGTTCTGGAGCCTCCGCCCAGACGGCGGCGTGCAGGAATGGCCGGGCGGCCGCGGCTGCCGCCCCTACGCCTTCCACCAGCACTATCTCGGCGGGCAGGGTGGTGCGGGTTGCGCCGTCATAGTGGCGGTTCCAGTCCCAGCTCACCCATTCGGCGGGCTGCCCGCGCCGCAGTGGTTCCAGGACGGTGGAGACGTACTGTTCGATGCCGGCCGCAAGTCCGTTCCAGCCGGGATAGATGTCCTCGAGGTGGAACAGCGAGACCTTGTGGTGTTCCCGCAGCCGCGCGGCGAGTTCGATCGCCAGGGTGGTCTTTCCTGCACCGGACCGGCCGTCGATGGCGATGATCACGGGCGCAGGGGTCATGAAATAGAGCGTACCCGCTGCTCCGGGCGCTGCGTTTGGTCCGCGCCCGCTTGGTCCGGGCCCGGTTGGTCCAGCTGGGCCCGGACGTGCTCCACGATGCCGGGAACGGCGGCGCGGATGAGGCTCCAGGTCAGCTCGAAGTCCGAGTGGCCGCCGTACCAAGGGTCCTCGATGCCCTGATCCAGGGGATCCTCGCCCGCCACGGCCGGATCAAAGCTGCGCAGCATCCGGATCTTGGACAGGGAACCGCGGTCCGGCGCTCCCTGCCGGAGCCAGCCGTAGTGGTCTACGTCCAGGGCCAGGATCAACTCACGGCTCTGGAACCATTCCGGCCGCCACTCACGCGCCACGTGGCGGTCGGAGTTGATGCCGTACGCCAGAAGCGTCCGGGCGGCGCGGTGATCAATCGGGCGCCCGACCTCATAGCCCGTGGTGCCGGCGGAGTCCACGACGACGCCGGCAAGGCCCTCTGCGTCGAAAGCCTCCGTGAGCATCAGCGCGGCCATCGGGGACCGGCAGATGTTTCCGGTGCAGACCGTGATGATCCGGAACGGGCTGGGCGGACTCGACAATGAGGTCATGCTGCTAAGCATGGATGACCGGACCGTCTCTTGGCTAGCTGGCTCGCCTTGAAGTGTGACTGAAGCTGTCAACGGCTGTAACTTTTTGTCATACCCGACGTTGCCGGGTGCTGCCCAAGGACGTTGGGAGCCGGCGGGGCGGCGTTGGGAGCGTTGCCGCCGTCGTACGTTCTAGGCGGCAGCCTCACGGCGGAAGGCCAGACGGAGGGACTGGCGGAGCGTCAGTTCATTCCGCCGCGCCACCGCAATCACGGCTGCGATTCCGGTGAGGAGTACCACGATGCCGCCGCTGGCGACGCACCAGCGGGCGCCGAACTGGCTGCCGATCCAGCCCATCAGGGGTGCGCCCAGGGCTGTGCCACCTTGCAGGATGGCCAGGTACAAGGCCAGCACACGGCCGCGGAACTGCGGCTCCACCGAGAGCTGGATGCTGGTGTTGCAGCTGTTCAGGAACGTGATGGAGGCCAGGCCCACCGGGATCAGGACCGCCGCGTAGATCCAGAATGACGGCGAGACGCTGCAGACGAGTGTGAAGATCCCGAGGCCCAGCGCCCCGGCGAGCATGAACCGCAGCCTGGGGCCGGCCCGGCGCGCTGCCAGCAGCGCGCCCGCCAGGGTACCCACGGCCATGATGGAGCCGAGGAGCCCGAATTCGCCCGGGCCCACCCGGAATTCGGTAGTGGCCATGAGGGAGTTAGTGACGGCGAAATTCAGACCGAAGGCGCCTACCACTCCCACCAGGACCATGATCAGCATCAAATCCGGGCGGCCGCGCACGTAGTTCACGCCCTCGGCCACCTGGTGCTTGCCGCGGGTCGCTGGAGCCGGAGGAGCCGGCTGGGACGTGCGGATCCGGAACAGCGCGATGAGGACCGCGGCGAAGCTGGCGGCGTTGAGCAGGAAGACCGCGCCGGTGCCCACCCAGGCAATCAGTGCGCCCGCGATGGCGGGGCCGGTGAGCCTGGCGGTATTGAAGGAGGCGGAATTCAGCGCCACGGCGTTCGCAATGTTGTCCTGGCCGACGAGTTCGGAGACGAAGGCCTGCCGGGCCGGGGCGTCGATGGCACTGGCGATGCCGAGGCAGACGGCGGCCAGGTAGGCGTGCCACAGGTGAGCGGTCCCGGTGACCACCAGGAGTCCCAGCCCGAGTGCCGTCAGGCCCATGGCCAGCTGGGTCCAGAGCAGGATGACGCGCTTGCGGTACCGGTCTGCCAGCACGCCCCCGTAGGGCCCCAGCAGCAGCATGGGCAGGAACTGGAGCCCGGTGGTGAGGCCGACGGCGGCGCCCGAGTGGTCCGTGAGGACTGTCAGGACCAGCCAGTCCTGGGCTACCCGCTGCATCCAGGTGCCGATATTGGACACCAGTGCTCCGGCGGCCCAGGTCCGGTAGTTGGGGTTCTCAAGGGCGCGGAACATGGCGCTCATTTGCCGCTCATATCCTGCATCAGCTGGGCCGCGCGGCTGAGGATGAGGCGGTCCGCGTCATTGAGGCCGGCCACGCGTTGGGCCAGCCAGGCGGTGCGCTGGTTCCTCGCTTCCTCGAGGACCGTCTTGCCGGCGGGGGTGATGTCCACCCGGATCTGGCGGCCGTCGTCGGGGTGCGTCGTCCGGGTGACGAAACCTTGGTCGGCGAGGGCGTTGACGATGCGGGTCATGGACGGGGCCTGAACGTGTTCCTGTTCCGCCAGTTCCCGCAGGGTGCGCGGACCGCTGCCGTTGAGCTGGGCCAGGACGGTGTACTGCCCGGGGGTGATGGTCTCGCCGGTGGCCTCGACCCGGAGGCGGCGCGATGTTCGCATGACGGCGGTGCGGAGGTCGATGGCCAGGGTGTCCGGGGCCGAGGGGTCG from Arthrobacter sp. B3I9 encodes:
- a CDS encoding aminodeoxychorismate lyase, with protein sequence MTSASVAGPATVLVFLDPDFEDGRVADAAKPQLMATDQGATRGDGVFESLLAVGGRPRKLQAHLDRLAGSARVLELDIPAEDRWRRAIETAIREFRGQHGHDVSESPAASPATGPATGQGDELVVKLLVTRGVEGGGSPTCWVQASAPGAAGRRQRETGIDVLLLDRGYDSEVGERAPWLLLGAKTLSYAVNMAALRYAHHQGADDVIFTSADDRVLEGPTSTVLLAHLETSDDGRGGVRTIRRLITPQLDSGILPGTSQGALFTAAKAAGWELGYGPLEPKDLFDADAVWLISSIRLLAPVNHIDGKEIGTPELRKQLTAELNALYATIE
- a CDS encoding low molecular weight protein-tyrosine-phosphatase; amino-acid sequence: MSSPPSPFRIITVCTGNICRSPMAALMLTEAFDAEGLAGVVVDSAGTTGYEVGRPIDHRAARTLLAYGINSDRHVAREWRPEWFQSRELILALDVDHYGWLRQGAPDRGSLSKIRMLRSFDPAVAGEDPLDQGIEDPWYGGHSDFELTWSLIRAAVPGIVEHVRAQLDQPGPDQAGADQTQRPEQRVRSIS
- a CDS encoding chorismate-binding protein, with amino-acid sequence MTPAPVIIAIDGRSGAGKTTLAIELAARLREHHKVSLFHLEDIYPGWNGLAAGIEQYVSTVLEPLRRGQPAEWVSWDWNRHYDGATRTTLPAEIVLVEGVGAAAAAARPFLHAAVWAEAPEQDRRRRALGRDGASYEPYWDQWAAQEQEWLAADDVQAHVDVRVLNLADGAAPEHVLEALQHLPALAPALSPELAARHGLQLRTERIDAAPDAARLFERLFGGSANAVWLDSSLDPHSLQPAPEDRDGTDRPAPAAERSRFSILADDGGRFGQTVRHSSGETSVSVGGATVKTEGPFFRWLDDAWGRSAVEAPQGYPGEFVLGWLGYLGYELKRETGGSDIRSETPDACLLFAGRGVVLDHLEGVVWLLALDAPDAGDWLAAARSAVADAEAEPAAENGEHAGAGPAAARATAGGGGAAGLPAGPVFAARDTQIAYKAKVSEAQYQIAEGNSYEVCLTTALTARVPAGGLDPWQAYLALRRRNPAPFASYLRFGDLTVASTSPERFLRIAADGGMRAEPIKGTRRRDTDTVLDAGLKRELEASPKDRAENIMIVDLLRNDLSHFAVPGSVSVSRLCAVESYATVHQMVSTIDARLRPGMPRAEAVAACFPAGSMTGAPKVSTMAILDRLERVPRGVYSGAIGYFSLTGATDLAVAIRTLVVSESAGGDGGARLSLGVGGAITADSSPEEEYEEVRTKAFGVLSALGAAFPAG
- the cls gene encoding cardiolipin synthase, with amino-acid sequence MRGSLVLWPFPLVGTLPSWAILILTLVDFAIRVLALGIIPGNRRPTTAMAWLLGIFFVPVLGLVLFLLFGNFRLSRRRRAQQQAVNTRIRAGTSELADLESHYDGPEWVASAAELNKTLGSLPMVDGNRVDLLPGYPDSITAMAAAVREAKVFVNAEFYIMSTDHITDELLTALEEAAERGVEVRLLFDHLGTLRIKGYRKLIARLKASKISWRPMLPLRPVHGQWRRPDLRNHRKIMVIDGEVAFTGSQNLIEPSYNNPRHRKVGREWVELMACLRGPIVNTLNVVFATDWLSETDESLEHQLGHRPELHAGDITAQVVPSGPGFITENNLRLFNTLIYSAQHKVSICSPYFVPDDSLLYAVTTAAQRGVDVELFVSEKGDQFLVHHAQQSYYQALLEAGVRIYLYRAPFVLHAKHFTIDDEVAVLGSSNMDMRSFSLNLEVSVMLLGDDIVQRLRAVEDTYRDISHELVLEDWMQRPMLVKYVDNVARLTATLQ
- a CDS encoding MFS transporter, whose amino-acid sequence is MSAMFRALENPNYRTWAAGALVSNIGTWMQRVAQDWLVLTVLTDHSGAAVGLTTGLQFLPMLLLGPYGGVLADRYRKRVILLWTQLAMGLTALGLGLLVVTGTAHLWHAYLAAVCLGIASAIDAPARQAFVSELVGQDNIANAVALNSASFNTARLTGPAIAGALIAWVGTGAVFLLNAASFAAVLIALFRIRTSQPAPPAPATRGKHQVAEGVNYVRGRPDLMLIMVLVGVVGAFGLNFAVTNSLMATTEFRVGPGEFGLLGSIMAVGTLAGALLAARRAGPRLRFMLAGALGLGIFTLVCSVSPSFWIYAAVLIPVGLASITFLNSCNTSIQLSVEPQFRGRVLALYLAILQGGTALGAPLMGWIGSQFGARWCVASGGIVVLLTGIAAVIAVARRNELTLRQSLRLAFRREAAA
- a CDS encoding MarR family winged helix-turn-helix transcriptional regulator; the protein is MTPTPTTKQPTPDPSAPDTLAIDLRTAVMRTSRRLRVEATGETITPGQYTVLAQLNGSGPRTLRELAEQEHVQAPSMTRIVNALADQGFVTRTTHPDDGRQIRVDITPAGKTVLEEARNQRTAWLAQRVAGLNDADRLILSRAAQLMQDMSGK